TTGCTCAGCCCCTCTCTGCCTCTGCAGCCTCACCCCTTCCAAGCATGGGCATCGCCCCCCACCCTACCTCCCCGGGGCTGAGGGGGGCCCTCGTCCCTGTTTGGGGTACCCCTGCCAAGTCCTAACCCCAGTGGGGGGCGTACTTGCTCGGCCTCCTCTCCTGCCACATGTCATAGCACAAGCAACACAGGCTTGGCAGACAGACAGATAAGATTTCTCTGTGCAGACAGAATCTGAGGCAGGGGTTGGACGGGTTGAACTCTCTAAGAAGTTCAAACACTATGGATGGGCATCAGGCTGTGGCAGGGTCTCTTGCCCTCTGCGGGCCTCAGCTGCTGGGccctggcggggggtgggggggggtggggaaggatggTGTGGAAGTgcctgcacacagcaggtgctcactaAGTGCTGCTTTTCCTCCTGCTAGGGTCTGCAGTCACAGTTCCTTGCTGAACTCGCGCACCAGCGTGTAGCCCATGCAGCCCCAGCTCCGCTCGGCCTGGTAGCCACAGCCCTCCAGCATCCCAGCCACGCCCCAGGCTGCCACGGCCACCGGGACCACCAGGCGCGCCCGGGGTTCCCCCATGCCGCCAGCCCAGGCTCGTGCCCGGGACTCGGCAAAGGCCAGCAGGCGCCTGCCTACGCCTCGGCGGCGGTGCCAACGGGATACCGAGAGGCGGGTGACCCGGGCCCCATCCCCAGCACCGGTGCCTGGGGCCAGGGCCAGGACCCCACACACGTCCCCCGAGCCCCGGACTGCCACCCACGGCCCCCCGAGGCCGCCGGGCGGGGGCAGCGAGCCCCAGCGGGCCCGCAGGCCCAGCTTCATGGCCGCCACAGCCAGGAACACGGGCAGGAGGAGGGCCAGGGCGAAGGAGGCCAGGACGAAGCGAAGGCCGCTGCTGGccgcagccaggaggagcagggCCGGCGGCCGGGTCAGTGCATGAAGGGCCACGCGGTTCTCTGTGTCCTTCACGCCAGCctgcgggcaggaggagcagTCAGCGTGGGGGAGGCAGGCAGTGGGGGCGGAGGCAGGCCCTGCCTGGGGTGGGAGCAATCggaggggaggggacagcagTGAGCCGGGGCCTGTGGCAAGCTTGCCGTGGCGTGAACACACTGCTGGCTGGCACACTGGGCTCTGAATGAGGGAGCTGGTGAATTAGGAACGGTGGGCGCTCCGGGTTCAGTGGAGTTGCAGGCGTGAGGCAACAGGGGAGACTGGACAGAGGCGCGGCCCCACCGAGCGGGGAAGCTGGAAGGGCCTGGGGGTCCTCGAGGGCCAggcttggaggaggaggaggccgggGCACAGGGCTGAGGGGAAGGGGGGAGATGGAAGGGCTTGTACTGCGCGGGTTACGGCTTGGATCCATGATCGGGGAGCACTAACATCCCGCGTACCATGTGGcgtggccacacacacacacccaaaaccGTTCTCAATCTCCAGGTTAGGGAGAAGGCACTAGAAAGAGGAGGGTCCAAGGCTGGAAGTGTCTTAGGCGCAAAAGATTGATTTCCAGGGTCACCGCTGGCTCAGGAGGGTGGCTGAAGCCACTCGGgatgccccccgccccctcccgggcTCCCTGGTGCCCCTCattctgtcccctccctcccaagctCATTGGTGTCCCCACTCTgtccccgccccctcccgggcTTTCTAGgttcccgccccccacccccaagtggTACCCTCCGTCCCACGCCCCCGGGCTCAGTGGCGCTGCTAATGACTCTCACCTTCAGCATTTCCAGCACTAAGGGTTTTTCATCTTCCCTCATCTCCCGCACCGACAGGTGGCTGGGGGCCatggcagcccccaggctcccgcGCCCCCAAAGGAGCAGGCGTGCACCTGGCGAAAACAAGCAGGTCAGTGTCAGGAGGGCACCTCTTGTTCCCCAAAGTGCCCCAGAGCTGCGGGCCAGCAGCGGCAGCGTGTCCAGGTCAGGAAGCGGGATGCTGGCGGCCTCCAGGCGAGGCCCGAGACAGAACAGGCTTCCCGGTCAACCCAGCGACCTTCCGAAAGCCTCTCGGGTGAAGCCCTCGCCCCAGGCGGTATTCGGCGACCCACGCCTAAAAGCCTGGTGCCCGCCAACACCTGCCAACAGCGCGCTGCCTCCAGGCCCCGCAGCTGCCCTGGGGGTAAGTGAACCCCCCAGCCAGGGAAAGGACCGCGCTCCCCGCTCCCAGCGCCTCTGCCCCCGGCCGCCCCCGAGCGGCGCCTGTGGCAGGAACGAGGACTTTCAGACACCTCTGTGGGTCGCTCCGGCTTTTAACAAGATGCGGGGGGTGGCAGGGTCGGGGAGGGGTCGCCGGCGGAAGTGACGTCAGACCCGCGCGCTGGGAGCGGGGCGGTGCCTGCTCTCGGCCTTAGCAACCGTTGCCAAGCGTCCGGCATGACAGGTTAGAGCCGGGAGGAGCGGCGGAGAGAGCTGGCGTGCGGGAcgctggcaggggagggggccgGACTGAAGGGCCTGGAACTATAGACCGGCTGGGGGCGGGCAGCCGGGCTTACCCAGCGCGCGCCCCGGCCGGCTTCCCGAAAGCCCCTGGTTGCTAAGCGACCTGAGCGCGGGGGTGAGGCCCCGAAGGCGGCTTGATTCCCACTGGCTCCCCGGCTTTCGCGGGCGGGGCCGCGACAGCATCTCAGACCCACAGGTTCCCCACCTGCCCACCAGGGCTCTCAGTGACCGTTGGGATAAGCAGTCCCGCCATCCACCTATTTTTCTGCACGAGGAGGGGTGCAGTGACTTACAGAGGAAGTGGCAGAACCGGGGTTCCAGATTCCAGCGCCTCCCCCATACCGTGACTGTTGCgtcccttttcttaaaaaatggataaacaggGCCCCCACAAAGGAGCAGCGGCTGGCCCCAAGACGCAAAGTCACCTGCgaaccaggaagcaggagacCCCACCAGTTCCCAAGTGGTGGCTATGGGCATGACATTGACCTCCCACCCCatcaataagaagaaaaaacacgAGAGGGGATTCTGGTCTTTATTTGCAAGCCCAGCCTGCAGCTCCCTCCGCCCAGCCTAGCCCAGGCGGCGATGGGGTGGGGGCCTCTTCGTGGGGCGGGAAGAGATACCCGTGGTCCGACTCAAAACGTGTGCACCAGCTGGACCGCGGGCAGAGTCTGGACAATCTGGATGGAAGGCAGGCCCTGTGGGGCCACGCCCCCGGGTGCCGCTCCTGCGGGGACCACTTGTACCATCTGGGGGCCCGGGGCCGCAGGGACGCCCGCAGGAGCAGAGGCTGGGCCAGGTGGGGGGGGCGCCAGTAGCTGCAGCGCAGCGGCGCCTCCCCCAGCGCTGCCGTTCTCCAGCAACTCTGCGGCTGGGGCGCTGCGGATAATGAGCAGCTTCTGTCCGGGCGGGCCGGAGGCGGGCGGCTCGGCCAGACCCGACGGTAAGGTCTCTACCTCCTGCACACACAGCTGGGTCTGCTCCCCGTCGGCCCCGCTCAGCACCAGCACGCTCTGCAGTCCCTCTTCCGTCTGCAGCGTCTCAAAGAGCACATCTGGGACTACCCCCGGGCCGGCCTCGCCCTCGCCAGGCTCCACTGGGCCGGGGTCCGCCAGTAACTCCTCAGCTGCCCCGCTCTGAACTACTAGCAGATTAGGCGCCTCGGTGGTCACGGCTCCCCCGCTGGAACTGGACAGCGGACCCGTCACAGGCTGGAGCTGGACCGTGGTCACCTCCTGGGCCGGCTGGAGTTGGACGGTGGTCAGTTCCGGGGCTGGACGAAGGGGCTGGAGCTGAACCCCACTCACTTCCTGTGGGCCTGTTTCCCCACCCGCCACGTTCTGCAGAACTATGAGGCTCTGCCCTCCCACGTTCCCCGCAGCGTTGCTTCCTCTCTGCACTCCTAACCCCCCAGGGCCCGGCAGCCAGACTACTCCAGCCCCCGGCCCAGCTTTCCCCGCGGCCCGCGGGCCTTGCCGGGCGCAGCTGCCTCCCCCAGCGGGGCCGGAGGAGGGCAGCAGGATGAGCTTGGGGGGtgcaggcgggggcgggggcgtggGCGGCTGGACGCTGCTGGGAATCAGCTGCAGGCCCTGAGCCGTCTGCACCAGGAGAAAAGTCTGCGAGTTGGGAgcggcggggccgggggccgCGGCCGGGGCCGTCCCCCCAGCCACCTCTAGGGAGAGCGTggcctggaggtgggggaggacgTGCACATCCTGGGTGGCCGACGGGGCAGGGGCGGCGGCCAGCGGGGCCGGGGGCTGAGGGCCGGCCGCGGGGGCCGCGGGGGCATGCGTCCTCAGGTGCCGCTGCAGGTAGGCAGCCATGACGAAGCTGCGGCCGCAGACCGGGCAGGTGAAGGGCCGCTCGGCCGAGTGCGTGCGCTGGTGCAGCAGCAGGTTGGAGGAGTGCGTGAAGGTCTTGGGGCAGAGCGGGCAGCGGAAGGGCCTCTCGCCCGTGTGCACGCGCTGGTGCTGCCGCAGGTTGGAGGTCTGCGCGAAGCTTTTGCCGCACACGCCGCAGGCGTGGGGCCGCTCGCCCGTGTGCACGTGCCGGTGGCGGCGCAGGCATGACGTGTTGCGGAAGGCCTTGCCGCACTCGCCGCAGGCGTAGGGCCGCTCGCCCGAGTGTAGCCGCAGGTGGTACTGGTAGTGCGAGGACCACTTGAAGGTGAGGCCGCACTGGCCGCAGGTGAAGGCGCGCAGGCCCGTGTGCACGCGCTGGTGGATGGCGAGCAGCGATGAGCGCTTGAAGGCCTTGCCGCACTCGCCGCACTGGTAGGGCCGCTCGCCCGTGTGGTCCCGCAGGTGGTAGCGCAGCCCCGAGGAGCCCTTGAAGGCCTTGCCGCACTCGGCACACTTGTAGGGTCGCTCCGCCGAGGCCGGAGCCGGTGCAGGGGCCGGAGGGCCGGGCGCGGGCCCCAGTGGTTCCTGCGGGCAGGTGACCTCAGCGGCCTCGGCCTGGGGGGGCGGGCGCCCGGCCGCGGCCTCCTCCACGTGGCTCTGCTGATGTGCCAGCAGGCTGGCCAGCTGCGGGAAGGCGCCGTCACAGCTGCCGCAGCGGAACGCCTGCCCACCCGCCGCCCCGTGGCTGTGCTGGTGGCGGGAGAGGCCGGCCACTGTCCGGAAGGACTTCCCGCAGGGGAGGCAGGCGAAGCCAGGGGCAGCAGCGGTGGCGGGAGCAGGCTGGGGCAGCGGGGaccgcggcggcggcggtgggtCGGCCTTGGGCGCCTCGGAGGGCGCGGCGGCCGGCGGGGGCGGCGCCTCGGGCCCTGGGCACGGCTGGTGCTCCAGGAGCAGCTCCTCGCTGCCAAAGCCAAGCTCGCAGCCGTCGCAGCGGTACACCAGCTCCACCGTGGTCTCGGCCGCGGCCAGGAAGAGCTCGGGCACCACGGGCGGGGGCGCGGGTGGCGGCGGCGCGGGTGGGCTGGGCGGTGGCAAGGGCCGCTGCAGGTAGGCGTCAGAGACCAGGACCTTGCCACCAGCGGCGGGCTCGCGCGGCGGAGGCCCAGGGCCGGCCCCCGGGACAGGGGCAGCGGCGGCGCCGCCGTGCGTGCGCTGGTGCAGCAGCAGGTTGGAGGAGTGCGTGAAGGTCTTGGGGCAGAGCGGGCAGCGGAAGGGCCGCTCGCCCGTGTGCACGCGTTGGTGCTGCCGCAGGTTGGTGCTCTGTGTGAAGCTTTTGCCGCACACGCCGCAGGTGTAGGGCCGCTCACCCGTGTGCACGTGCCGGTGGCGCCGCAGGCTGGACGAGTTCTTGAAGGCCTTGGGGCAGTCCGGGCAGGGGTAGGGCCGCTCGCCCGTGTGCTGCCGCAGGTGGTACTGGTAGTGCGAGGACCACTTGAAGGCCAGGCCGCACTGGCCGCACGTGAAGGCGCGCAGGCCCGTGTGCACGCTGCGGTGGATCTGCAGCAGCGACGAGCGCTTGAAGGCCTTGGGGCAGTCGGGGCACTGGTAGGGCCGCTCACCCGTGTGGCCCCGCTGGTGGTAGAGCAGCGCCGACGAGCCCTTGAAGGCCTTGGGGCAGTCGGGGCACTTATAGGGCCGCTCGCCCGTGTGCGTGCGCTGGTGGTGCAGCAGGCGGGACGACCAGCGGAAGGACTTGCCGCACTCCCCACACTCATACTGCGCCGGTGGGGCGGGGGCCGCGGGCCCGGGCTTCTCGCTGGCCCCCTCGGCGGTCGAGGCCGGCGCCATGTCCGCGTGGGAGCCGACCATCACACCTGGGGAGGGACGTGGGGTCAAGGCAGGCCAGGGGCTCCCCGCACCTCCACTCACACACCAGACCACCGCAGCCCCACACCCACAGGCTGGCCCTTTCAGAGGCAGGGAGCACCTTCCTTCGGACAAGGAGGCTGCCCGCGAAGGAGGCTGCCGGCGATGGAGGCCTTGGGTGCTCAAGGGTGTACTGACTGGGAGGAGCTGGTCACTCCCTGATACGGGGCATCCCCTCCAGGAGGCTGAAGGGCTCTCTGCCCCGTCCCCATAAAGACAGGAGTGTCCTTAAAGGACGCCAGGTCTCTAGCGCCCTGGCTCCGGATCCTTGGGCTGGCTCCCTCTAAAGACCTCCTCCATCCTGCCTTAGTACCTGCTCCCACTGCCCAAGCCCTTTCCCTCTAGATGAAGCCTCTCCGACACCTACTCTCCACTACGCATCCTGCTCCAGCGCCCCCTTCTGGCGGCTGAACCCCGAACCGACCACTGACCCTGCAGCCAGCACCCTAGCCCCCATCCAGACCCTCGCCCCCACCTTACCCAGCATACGGTGCTGCTGGTGACCCGAAGCCGCCTGGCCTCCGTCTCCCTGCGCATCCAAGCCCAAGGATCTCAAAGCTCCCTCCCCATCGCCCTGCACTGCCCACCAGGTGACACCTGGCGcgtcttctctcttctcctctctcctgtgCCCTCTTGCTCTTAGCAGGTGGCACTTGCCACTGACCCTGTggctgagaaaataaaagcaaccaGAACAGAATGTTCCCGTGATGCAGCAATTACACCGGTGGTTCTCAATGAGGCCATGCGATCTGCCAGGCCCCCACTACGCCCCCACTCCAGGGGACATCTGGTCATGGATGCAGACTGGGTTGGCTGTGTCAGCTGGAGGGGCAGAGGCCAGAGACGCTGCTCCACGGCCTAAATGCGCAGGACAGAACCACTCACCCCCAAACAGCAAAGAGCCATCGGTTCAAAATGCCAggggtgctgaggctgagaagccCTGAACTGCCCCCCCAGCCCTGCCATCTGCCTCCTGCATCTGGGCCAAAGACTCTGACTTTCCTCACCTCCTGGACCGTCCCCGTCACTGCACCCACGGGCTAAGTCTCCcatctttaaaaagaacaaagaccTTTcaccccacttcctcctccagctgTGGCCTCCGTTCTGTCTCCATGCAAAGCCACCCCAAAATGCCATCAGTACACCCTTCCTCCCATCTCAAACCGTGCCAACTAGACCCTCCCCACTATCATGGCCTCCATGGTGCTAAAGCCAGTGGTCTCTGCTCAGTGGTCCACAGACACCGTGGTTCTCTCTCCTTGAACCACTGCCCTGGCTTCTGGGCTCCCCACTCTCCTCACCTGCCAGCCCTCCTCTTCTGCACCCATCCTCTCCCTGAGGCTCCACAATCTACAAACGGGACCATTCCGAAACTCCTCTCCACTTGACACCTGACCTTGGACACCTACACCCCTGCTGGGTGCCTAAGAGACACCTCACACTTAGCAGGCCCCACACTTAGCTCCAGCTCCAATTTCTTGTCCTGCTGTCTCCCCTCTGTGTCCCGACCCACTGCAAACATCTCTCTCACCCCGAGTCTTCTCCATCTCTGAAAacacctttatttttcttcaggccAAAAATCCCCGGGCACCCTCGATTCCTCTCTCTCTGACCAGTCCATTAGCTGTCTCCCCTATTCTGGCAGGAGCATCGCTGGAATCTGACAGTTCTCCTAGTTCCCATCCTTACTCTTCTCACCCCCAGCCTGTTCCCAGCACAGAGGCTGAATGGAAACTGCTGACACAGACCATCTCATTGCTCTGTGCTAAAGGCTTCCACAGCTTCCATCTGACAGCAGAAGACAGATCCCTCCCCCAAACCTACAGACTTCCCACGGCCtgtgccctcctcccctccctgactCTCTGCCTGCTGCCCTCTCCAACCCTCATAGCTCCCTGCTCCCGGGGCCACTGCAGGCATGCCTGCTCCCCGCCTGGGGCCCTCACACAggccccttccctccctcacctccaGGGCTTTGTGGAAACGTCATCTCCGGGAGGTATTCCCTGATCACCCGACTAAACTCTGCAGTCCCTGCCAACACGCTGCAatctctttctctgccttattATACCCCCGCCATGGGGCTTATCACTTTCTAATCTACTTCATAATCAGAGTTTCCTAGCATCAGCGCTGTTGAGATCTGGGGCTGGTCGGGGATCCAGGGGTCTGTTCCCTGCACAGCAAGTTGGTCagcccctggcctctgcccactggATGCTAATGGCATCTTGTTCACTGTTGCTTTCCGGCGCCTAGAGTCTGGAATGCATCTGCCACAGAGTGAGTGCTCGGTGAACACATCTTGAGTGAAACAAAGCGGGGCATCCTCTCTGCACAGGCCATAAAGATCCCCTTTGAGAAAAAATGAGCGACCCCTTTGAAATGGAAGCACCTCCTTTTAAGAGACTACGCCAGGAAGCTGCACGTGTCTTTCAGAAAGCAGCATGCCTTAAGAAGACAGCCGTGCTCTGGAAGGGACCGGACCCTGCTGATCCAGTCAACAGCAACCCGTCAAGAGGCCAGGCAACACCCTTCCATCAGGCCCAGCTTCCCCTTTAAGAGGGTTCTGCGCCCGCGTACCCACCTAGCTTGCTGAGCTAAACTAGGGACTTGCTTTGAAGCCACTAGGATTCAGAAGCTTTTCCTTCAGCGTGTGGGACACTGTCAGCGGCCTTTAAGAGGCGAATTCTTTCTGGGGGTGCGGGGTGGGGCAGAGGAGCGATGGGAGAGGGGAGACCTTACGAGCTGCAGTACCTGCCCCGACCCTTTAAAGAGCGGTCCCTTGCCCTTTAAGAGGGCGGGGCCAGCCCGGCGGACAAAAGTCGGAGGTGAGGCAGGACCCTTCCCTTTAAGGCACCCCTTCCGGTTTCACGTTCGCCGTTTCCCCAACGTCTCCGCCCTCCGGTCCCTCCCCCACCACCGCCCCTCCGGTCTCTCACCTGTGGCCCCGACCGGGGAACGAGCGGAGGCGGCCCAGGGCCCTCCCGCAGGGGTCGACGGGAAGGCAGGGCCCCGGCGGCAGCGGGGCGGGAgcgggggccggggagggggcgggggcgcgcTCCCTCCCAACGGCCCCCGGCGCGAGGCACCCAACCTTTATCGGCGGCCTCTCGCGCACACAAACCCCGACGTCGCCGCCCGTGCGTCAGGACGCCACGTGCGCCAaggccccacccctccaccccattGGCCGCTGGCGGCCGCGGCGCTCTCGGGCGCTTACGGCGCGAAGCATCCTGGGAGTTGTAGTTCTCCCGGAAGCCCGACCAACGATCGGATCCAAGAGGCGGTTGCAGGGATGGGACCAAGGCCCGGCAAAGACGGGTCGGGGCGCGGGGTCGGACGTGCCCCTTTACCAGCATCGACTCCCTCTTGTCTGTGATAGAATCCTGAGCGGGCGTCGCCCTGTCACTCCTGGCCCACCCCCAGGTCCTCGGGGTTCCCGTTACTCCCAAGAGGGAAACCGAGGCCCGCAGTGTTGGCGGTTGCGGGCGTCTGTCGCCTGCTCGCGAGTGCGGCTGTCGGGCAACCTGGGCCTGGCTTTGCAGGGGGCTCGCCCAGGGCACTAAGGACTCCTGGGGGCTTAGGGACCGCCGGGACCGTTCTGAACCCCCTGTCTGCCCTTACCATGTTCACCAGCCTCCAAGCCACACCGGCTTTTCTGCGGGCCCTCCAACCCACGTTCTCAGCCAGGGCGCTACTGACATCTGGGCTGACCTCTCCTTGCTGTGGGGGCTGTCTTGTACCTTGCAAGCTGGTTCAGCCTGGCCCCCACCCACCAGAGGCCAATAGGGCTCCCTCTAGCACACCTTAAGACGGCCCCCTCCAGGCCTGGCCACAGTcctctggttgagaaccactgttccaAGGCAACGCCCCTCGGCCTGATGGCCATGCCTCATGCCACCCCGTACCCCATTCCTTCTCAATTCCTACTGGAAAGTCGCTATGTTAGGGATAGAATTGGATAGTCATATAGGTAGCTGCAGATAGGGAAACCTAGGAAACTTTGGGAGGCCACTGTAAGTTGATGATCACTCAAGAAAGTTACGGGACCGTGTTCCCTCCCCCGTGTTCCTTTAACTGTAAAATTGTAGCCCACTTAATCCTTGGTGGCAGGgaggggcgtccctggtggctcagatagtaaagaatccacctgcaatgcaggagacacaggtttgatccctgggtttgggaagatcccctgagaaggaaatggcaacctgctccagtattcttacctggaga
Above is a genomic segment from Ovis canadensis isolate MfBH-ARS-UI-01 breed Bighorn chromosome 14, ARS-UI_OviCan_v2, whole genome shotgun sequence containing:
- the NAT14 gene encoding probable N-acetyltransferase 14; this encodes MAPSHLSVREMREDEKPLVLEMLKAGVKDTENRVALHALTRPPALLLLAAASSGLRFVLASFALALLLPVFLAVAAMKLGLRARWGSLPPPGGLGGPWVAVRGSGDVCGVLALAPGTGAGDGARVTRLSVSRWHRRRGVGRRLLAFAESRARAWAGGMGEPRARLVVPVAVAAWGVAGMLEGCGYQAERSWGCMGYTLVREFSKEL
- the ZNF628 gene encoding zinc finger protein 628 isoform X2, with protein sequence MVGSHADMAPASTAEGASEKPGPAAPAPPAQYECGECGKSFRWSSRLLHHQRTHTGERPYKCPDCPKAFKGSSALLYHQRGHTGERPYQCPDCPKAFKRSSLLQIHRSVHTGLRAFTCGQCGLAFKWSSHYQYHLRQHTGERPYPCPDCPKAFKNSSSLRRHRHVHTGERPYTCGVCGKSFTQSTNLRQHQRVHTGERPFRCPLCPKTFTHSSNLLLHQRTHGGAAAAPVPGAGPGPPPREPAAGGKVLVSDAYLQRPLPPPSPPAPPPPAPPPVVPELFLAAAETTVELVYRCDGCELGFGSEELLLEHQPCPGPEAPPPPAAAPSEAPKADPPPPPRSPLPQPAPATAAAPGFACLPCGKSFRTVAGLSRHQHSHGAAGGQAFRCGSCDGAFPQLASLLAHQQSHVEEAAAGRPPPQAEAAEVTCPQEPLGPAPGPPAPAPAPASAERPYKCAECGKAFKGSSGLRYHLRDHTGERPYQCGECGKAFKRSSLLAIHQRVHTGLRAFTCGQCGLTFKWSSHYQYHLRLHSGERPYACGECGKAFRNTSCLRRHRHVHTGERPHACGVCGKSFAQTSNLRQHQRVHTGERPFRCPLCPKTFTHSSNLLLHQRTHSAERPFTCPVCGRSFVMAAYLQRHLRTHAPAAPAAGPQPPAPLAAAPAPSATQDVHVLPHLQATLSLEVAGGTAPAAAPGPAAPNSQTFLLVQTAQGLQLIPSSVQPPTPPPPPAPPKLILLPSSGPAGGGSCARQGPRAAGKAGPGAGVVWLPGPGGLGVQRGSNAAGNVGGQSLIVLQNVAGGETGPQEVSGVQLQPLRPAPELTTVQLQPAQEVTTVQLQPVTGPLSSSSGGAVTTEAPNLLVVQSGAAEELLADPGPVEPGEGEAGPGVVPDVLFETLQTEEGLQSVLVLSGADGEQTQLCVQEVETLPSGLAEPPASGPPGQKLLIIRSAPAAELLENGSAGGGAAALQLLAPPPPGPASAPAGVPAAPGPQMVQVVPAGAAPGGVAPQGLPSIQIVQTLPAVQLVHTF
- the ZNF628 gene encoding zinc finger protein 628 isoform X1 — encoded protein: MLGVMVGSHADMAPASTAEGASEKPGPAAPAPPAQYECGECGKSFRWSSRLLHHQRTHTGERPYKCPDCPKAFKGSSALLYHQRGHTGERPYQCPDCPKAFKRSSLLQIHRSVHTGLRAFTCGQCGLAFKWSSHYQYHLRQHTGERPYPCPDCPKAFKNSSSLRRHRHVHTGERPYTCGVCGKSFTQSTNLRQHQRVHTGERPFRCPLCPKTFTHSSNLLLHQRTHGGAAAAPVPGAGPGPPPREPAAGGKVLVSDAYLQRPLPPPSPPAPPPPAPPPVVPELFLAAAETTVELVYRCDGCELGFGSEELLLEHQPCPGPEAPPPPAAAPSEAPKADPPPPPRSPLPQPAPATAAAPGFACLPCGKSFRTVAGLSRHQHSHGAAGGQAFRCGSCDGAFPQLASLLAHQQSHVEEAAAGRPPPQAEAAEVTCPQEPLGPAPGPPAPAPAPASAERPYKCAECGKAFKGSSGLRYHLRDHTGERPYQCGECGKAFKRSSLLAIHQRVHTGLRAFTCGQCGLTFKWSSHYQYHLRLHSGERPYACGECGKAFRNTSCLRRHRHVHTGERPHACGVCGKSFAQTSNLRQHQRVHTGERPFRCPLCPKTFTHSSNLLLHQRTHSAERPFTCPVCGRSFVMAAYLQRHLRTHAPAAPAAGPQPPAPLAAAPAPSATQDVHVLPHLQATLSLEVAGGTAPAAAPGPAAPNSQTFLLVQTAQGLQLIPSSVQPPTPPPPPAPPKLILLPSSGPAGGGSCARQGPRAAGKAGPGAGVVWLPGPGGLGVQRGSNAAGNVGGQSLIVLQNVAGGETGPQEVSGVQLQPLRPAPELTTVQLQPAQEVTTVQLQPVTGPLSSSSGGAVTTEAPNLLVVQSGAAEELLADPGPVEPGEGEAGPGVVPDVLFETLQTEEGLQSVLVLSGADGEQTQLCVQEVETLPSGLAEPPASGPPGQKLLIIRSAPAAELLENGSAGGGAAALQLLAPPPPGPASAPAGVPAAPGPQMVQVVPAGAAPGGVAPQGLPSIQIVQTLPAVQLVHTF